In Streptomyces sp. SN-593, a single genomic region encodes these proteins:
- a CDS encoding AfsR/SARP family transcriptional regulator: MEFQIRVLGPVELRAGEHVSALGSTKERTVLAALAWDAGSGVSVDRLVDRVWDEEPPGKPRDALYAYVSRIRRALFAVAGPAAPVIERRTHTYILRADRTAVDLHRYVDLVDRAHAVAHRGEGGEALRLLRQARALRRGEPLAGLPGRWPADVRAAMDEKDVDAAVLEAGIALRMGRFADLAPRLTALAAEHPTNETLVELLAVVLYRTGRAVEAAEKLHHYLGRLVREFGTVPGERLQAVQRGVLGRTLPADLPGPAPGAAAEPADPRPERTGGLPRAIELVGRAAEMRRLTAAFDTPREGADPVVLVAVDGMPGVGKTSLAVHAAHRLRDRYPDGCLFMDLRGGADGGAMSTDDALAELLQQSGVPAARLPQHPEALAAAWHTVMADRRVIVVLDNAAGADQVRRLLPWGSPSLVILTSRHRLTEIPGVRPVTLDVMPPRDAVAMFRRRVGPERAPDTDTTARIVRLCGFLPLAIELVASRFLARPAWSAAELVDTLTRAGSSRVPQIRDGHRDLGRAFEVSYRPLTPLQQMVFRRLGSHPGPETGPHAAAALSGLSVEDTDRALEGLLACHLLEEPTAHRYRLHDLLRDYAQGLAAAEDGPRETRAGVERLVDFYLATADLADRQAYPFRCRIDVDAPRPAPAPWGSRGDPSRWLVTEGPNLLAALAWSGANRPAGDTALLAHVLAGFLDTEGYLTTADTVLRRAVSHWRDTGDRAAYACVLLDLSVVSIHGGRYDDASDAARSALEVARALGDPAIEAEALHQLGISLWPSGRYAQAVACHRAALELRADGPGLQQARSLNGLGIVLLERGDHEGALAVFLDALGKFREVGDQRGEWRTLNNVGEIHAALGDFARADTAYRQALALARHVGSRVDCATLQMNLARTLAATGRPDESLALYEEVLPVLRSVGDRRTEAIALHGLGRTLQSTGRFDESITRHKAALAVAREIGAVHEEAETLRDLGIAEHRVGLLGEAGAHLRESLAIAERIQAPAEETATLLALADLRGDEGRPREAEALRARVRALQAKHRLPGA, encoded by the coding sequence ATGGAGTTCCAGATACGCGTCCTGGGGCCGGTGGAACTGCGCGCGGGGGAGCACGTCAGCGCGCTCGGCTCGACCAAGGAGCGGACCGTGCTGGCCGCCCTCGCCTGGGACGCGGGCAGCGGGGTCAGCGTGGACCGGCTGGTCGACCGGGTCTGGGACGAGGAACCGCCGGGCAAGCCCCGCGACGCCCTGTACGCGTACGTCTCCCGCATCCGCCGGGCACTGTTCGCCGTCGCCGGACCCGCCGCACCGGTGATCGAGCGCCGCACGCACACCTACATCCTGCGGGCCGACCGTACCGCCGTGGACCTGCACCGCTACGTGGACCTGGTCGACCGGGCCCACGCCGTCGCCCACCGGGGCGAGGGCGGCGAGGCCCTGCGGCTGCTCCGGCAGGCCCGGGCGCTCCGGCGCGGCGAACCCCTGGCGGGCCTGCCCGGCCGGTGGCCGGCCGACGTCCGCGCCGCGATGGACGAGAAGGACGTCGACGCGGCCGTCCTGGAGGCCGGGATCGCCCTGCGGATGGGCCGGTTCGCCGACCTGGCGCCGCGCCTGACGGCCCTGGCCGCGGAGCACCCGACGAACGAGACGCTGGTGGAACTGCTCGCCGTGGTGCTGTACCGCACCGGCCGCGCGGTCGAGGCCGCCGAGAAGCTGCACCACTACCTGGGGCGGCTGGTCCGGGAGTTCGGCACGGTCCCGGGGGAGCGTTTGCAGGCCGTGCAGCGGGGCGTCCTGGGCAGGACCCTGCCCGCCGACCTGCCGGGGCCGGCCCCGGGCGCGGCCGCCGAGCCCGCCGACCCCCGGCCCGAGCGCACCGGCGGTCTGCCGCGCGCCATCGAACTGGTGGGCCGCGCGGCCGAGATGCGCCGGCTGACCGCCGCGTTCGACACGCCGCGCGAAGGGGCCGACCCGGTCGTGCTCGTCGCGGTGGACGGCATGCCCGGTGTCGGCAAGACCTCGCTGGCCGTCCACGCCGCCCACCGGCTGCGCGACCGCTACCCGGACGGCTGCCTGTTCATGGACCTGCGCGGCGGAGCCGACGGCGGGGCGATGAGCACCGACGACGCGCTGGCCGAGCTCCTCCAGCAGTCCGGCGTGCCCGCGGCACGCCTGCCCCAGCACCCCGAGGCGCTGGCCGCGGCCTGGCACACCGTGATGGCGGACCGTCGGGTGATCGTCGTCCTCGACAACGCCGCCGGCGCCGACCAGGTGCGCCGGCTGCTGCCGTGGGGCTCGCCCTCGCTCGTCATCCTCACCAGCCGGCACCGGCTCACCGAGATCCCCGGGGTGCGGCCGGTGACCCTCGACGTCATGCCGCCGCGCGACGCGGTCGCCATGTTCCGGCGCCGGGTCGGCCCCGAGCGGGCGCCCGACACCGACACCACCGCGCGGATCGTCCGGCTGTGCGGTTTCCTGCCCCTGGCGATCGAGCTGGTGGCCAGCCGCTTCCTGGCCCGGCCGGCCTGGAGCGCGGCGGAGCTCGTGGACACCCTGACCCGTGCCGGCAGCAGCCGCGTGCCCCAGATCCGCGACGGGCACCGCGACCTGGGCCGCGCCTTCGAGGTGTCCTACCGGCCGCTGACGCCGTTGCAGCAGATGGTCTTCCGCCGGCTGGGCTCGCACCCGGGACCCGAGACGGGGCCGCACGCGGCGGCCGCGCTGAGCGGGCTGTCCGTGGAGGACACCGACCGGGCCCTGGAGGGCCTGCTCGCCTGCCACCTGCTCGAAGAACCCACCGCGCACCGCTACCGGCTGCACGACCTGCTGCGCGACTACGCCCAGGGCCTGGCCGCCGCGGAGGACGGGCCGCGGGAGACCCGGGCGGGCGTCGAACGCCTCGTCGACTTCTACCTGGCCACGGCGGACCTGGCCGACCGCCAGGCGTACCCGTTCCGCTGCCGGATCGACGTGGACGCCCCCCGCCCCGCTCCGGCGCCCTGGGGCAGCCGGGGGGACCCGAGCCGCTGGCTCGTCACCGAAGGCCCCAACCTGCTGGCCGCGTTGGCCTGGTCGGGGGCCAACCGGCCGGCGGGGGACACCGCCCTCCTGGCGCACGTCCTGGCCGGCTTCCTGGACACCGAGGGCTACCTGACGACCGCCGACACCGTCCTGCGCCGGGCGGTCTCCCACTGGCGGGACACCGGCGACCGGGCGGCGTACGCCTGCGTGCTGCTCGACCTGTCCGTGGTGTCCATCCACGGCGGCCGGTACGACGACGCCAGCGACGCCGCGCGCTCGGCGCTGGAGGTCGCCCGCGCGCTCGGCGACCCCGCGATCGAGGCCGAGGCCCTCCACCAGCTCGGCATCTCCCTGTGGCCCAGCGGGCGTTACGCGCAGGCCGTCGCCTGCCACCGCGCCGCCCTGGAGCTGCGGGCCGACGGCCCCGGCCTGCAACAGGCGCGCAGCCTCAACGGGTTGGGCATCGTGTTGCTGGAGAGGGGTGACCACGAGGGGGCGTTGGCGGTGTTCCTCGACGCGCTGGGGAAGTTCCGGGAGGTGGGCGACCAGCGCGGCGAGTGGCGCACCCTCAACAACGTCGGGGAGATCCACGCCGCCCTCGGCGACTTCGCGCGGGCCGACACCGCCTACCGGCAGGCGCTCGCGCTCGCCCGGCACGTCGGCAGCCGCGTGGACTGCGCCACCCTCCAGATGAACCTGGCGCGCACGCTGGCAGCCACCGGCCGCCCGGACGAGTCCCTCGCGCTCTACGAGGAGGTCCTGCCGGTGCTGCGCAGCGTCGGCGACCGGCGCACCGAGGCCATCGCCCTGCACGGCCTCGGCCGGACCCTCCAGTCCACCGGGCGCTTCGACGAGTCGATCACCCGCCACAAGGCCGCGCTGGCGGTGGCCCGCGAGATCGGCGCGGTGCACGAGGAGGCCGAGACGCTGCGCGACCTCGGCATCGCGGAGCACCGCGTCGGCCTGCTCGGCGAGGCGGGAGCGCACCTGCGGGAGAGCCTCGCCATCGCCGAGCGCATCCAGGCACCCGCCGAGGAGACCGCCACGCTGCTGGCGCTGGCCGACCTGCGCGGCGACGAGGGGAGGCCGCGGGAGGCGGAGGCCCTGCGGGCCCGGGTCCGCGCGCTCCAGGCGAAACACCGGCTGCCCGGAGCGTGA
- a CDS encoding TetR/AcrR family transcriptional regulator: MESKSRRRPAGAAVLREGVTDAIRAAVVDELAAVGYGRMSIENIARRAGVGKAAIYRRWPSKLPIVLDVVSALALYGMPAPDTGTLLGDVRQLIGATARLLEHPLAAQIVPDLLAEAARNPEIAQAAHAAMRHTQRAVAAVVVGHAIERGELAGDTDVDLALDLAIGPLYWRLVMIRTERPAGYLDALAAATTAALSAARLS, from the coding sequence ATGGAATCGAAGTCCCGTCGCCGCCCGGCCGGCGCCGCCGTGCTCCGCGAGGGGGTGACGGACGCCATCCGCGCCGCCGTCGTCGACGAGCTGGCGGCGGTGGGATACGGGCGGATGTCCATCGAGAACATCGCCCGCCGGGCCGGCGTGGGCAAGGCGGCGATCTACCGGCGCTGGCCCTCGAAGCTGCCGATCGTCCTCGACGTGGTCTCGGCCCTCGCGCTGTACGGCATGCCCGCCCCCGACACCGGCACGCTCCTGGGCGACGTGCGCCAGCTCATCGGGGCGACCGCGCGGCTCCTGGAGCACCCGCTCGCCGCCCAGATCGTGCCGGACCTGCTCGCGGAGGCCGCCCGCAACCCCGAGATCGCGCAGGCCGCGCACGCCGCCATGCGGCACACCCAGCGCGCGGTGGCGGCGGTCGTGGTGGGCCACGCGATCGAGCGCGGCGAGCTGGCCGGCGACACCGACGTGGACCTCGCGCTCGACCTGGCCATCGGCCCGCTGTACTGGCGCCTGGTGATGATCCGCACCGAGCGCCCGGCCGGCTACCTCGACGCGCTCGCGGCGGCCACCACCGCGGCCCTGTCGGCCGCGCGCCTGAGCTGA
- a CDS encoding ABC transporter ATP-binding protein, which translates to MAVAEQPALPPVQVSRPMVPTVIVEDVNIVYTVYGAGTGKGSASAALGRMLSKKRRSTNVRRVHAVKNVSFTAYRGEAIGIIGSNGSGKSTLLRAIAGLLPPESGRIYTDGQPSLLGVNAALMNDLTGGTNVVLGGLAMGMSREEVRSRYKGIVDFSGINEKGDFISLPMRTYSSGMAARLRFSIAAAKDHDVLMIDEALATGDRAFQRRSEERIRELRKEAGTVFLVSHSNKSIRDTCERSIWLEHGVMLMDGPTEDVLAAYEAKTGK; encoded by the coding sequence ATGGCCGTGGCTGAGCAGCCGGCGCTTCCGCCGGTGCAGGTGAGTCGTCCGATGGTGCCGACGGTGATCGTGGAGGACGTGAACATCGTCTACACGGTGTACGGGGCGGGGACGGGTAAGGGGAGTGCGTCGGCGGCGTTGGGTCGGATGCTGTCGAAGAAGCGCCGGTCGACGAACGTGCGGCGGGTGCATGCGGTGAAGAACGTGAGTTTCACGGCGTATCGGGGTGAGGCGATCGGGATCATCGGGTCGAACGGTTCGGGGAAGTCGACGTTGTTGCGGGCGATTGCGGGGTTGCTGCCGCCGGAGTCGGGGCGGATCTACACGGATGGGCAGCCGTCGTTGCTGGGGGTGAACGCGGCGTTGATGAATGATCTGACGGGGGGGACGAACGTGGTCCTGGGGGGGTTGGCGATGGGGATGTCGCGGGAGGAGGTGCGGTCGCGGTACAAGGGGATCGTGGATTTCTCGGGGATCAACGAGAAGGGTGATTTCATCTCGTTGCCGATGCGGACGTATTCGTCGGGTATGGCGGCGCGGTTGCGGTTCTCGATCGCGGCGGCGAAGGATCATGACGTGTTGATGATCGACGAGGCGTTGGCGACGGGTGACCGGGCGTTCCAGCGGCGGTCGGAGGAGCGGATCCGGGAGTTGCGGAAGGAGGCGGGGACGGTGTTCCTGGTCAGTCACAGCAACAAGTCGATCCGGGACACGTGTGAGCGGTCGATCTGGTTGGAGCACGGGGTGATGCTGATGGACGGGCCGACCGAGGACGTCCTCGCCGCCTACGAGGCGAAGACCGGCAAGTGA
- a CDS encoding LLM class F420-dependent oxidoreductase, with the protein MKFGISTFITDQSIRPAPLGRALEERGFDSLFIAEHSHIPVSRQSPYPGGGELPDIYYRTLDPFVALAAVATVTERLLVGTGIALVAQRDPIHTAKEVASLDLISGGRAVFGIGVGWNREEMANHGTDPAVRGRLANERLRAMIELWTKEKAEFHGEFVDFDPVFAWPKPVQQPHPPIYVGGGQGAFPRVVELGDAWLANSLPPKVLGQRIEELRTLAGRDVPVTVYAVPDDLEALEAYARLGVERVQFYLPSDPEPAALAHLDRFAELVGRFN; encoded by the coding sequence ATGAAGTTCGGGATCTCCACTTTCATCACCGACCAGAGCATCCGCCCCGCTCCGCTGGGACGGGCCCTGGAGGAGCGGGGCTTCGACTCGCTGTTCATCGCCGAGCACAGCCACATCCCGGTCAGCCGCCAGTCGCCCTACCCCGGCGGCGGTGAGCTGCCCGACATCTACTACCGCACGCTCGACCCGTTCGTGGCGCTCGCCGCGGTGGCGACCGTCACCGAGCGGCTGCTGGTGGGCACCGGCATCGCGCTCGTCGCCCAGCGCGACCCGATCCACACCGCGAAGGAGGTCGCCTCGCTCGACCTCATCTCCGGCGGCCGGGCCGTCTTCGGCATCGGGGTGGGCTGGAACCGCGAGGAGATGGCCAACCACGGCACCGACCCCGCCGTCCGCGGCCGCCTCGCGAACGAGCGGCTGCGCGCGATGATCGAGCTGTGGACGAAGGAGAAGGCGGAGTTCCACGGCGAGTTCGTCGACTTCGACCCGGTCTTCGCCTGGCCCAAGCCGGTGCAGCAGCCCCACCCGCCGATCTACGTCGGCGGCGGCCAGGGCGCCTTCCCGCGGGTGGTCGAACTCGGGGACGCCTGGCTGGCCAACAGCCTGCCGCCGAAGGTGCTGGGGCAGCGGATCGAGGAACTGCGCACGCTGGCCGGCCGCGACGTCCCGGTGACGGTCTACGCGGTGCCCGACGACCTGGAGGCGCTGGAGGCGTACGCGCGACTCGGCGTCGAGCGCGTGCAGTTCTACCTGCCCTCGGACCCCGAGCCGGCCGCGCTCGCGCACCTCGACCGGTTCGCCGAACTGGTCGGCCGCTTCAACTGA
- a CDS encoding tetratricopeptide repeat protein, producing the protein MRDDEVAEALLSAKLLHGSGRGATAWRELAALVGSAAEDDPDLAAAWHDLRADTVAGAGGTGVPATVRGHAAVLAACAARNGPLLDRLRAWVARLPAESAEPAGVELVANTLAGDAQVHGPVVQARDITGGVHVHQVRPPAPPRPVPRQLLPVPAHFTDRRRELLMLDELRDGREPGVAQVIVVTGQAGVGKTALVSRWLGGREAEFPDGQLYVDLEGGAPGAPAGPVEVLGSLLRAFGETVEPTGLAERAALWRSVTAARRFALMVDNALTAADVRVLLPSAPDSLVLAASRQRLTGLAVDGAGFCRLGVLDPSAAQELFARGAGRARAEREPSAAREIVALCGGLPLAIRLAAARLAARPDQPVASLRDALTAGAGPLGELRAEGAGTVQAVMDASYRALPPDAARLYRCLGLLPTGLFDPALAAAAGGWDAAGAGLLIDVLVEANLLEPSGADRYRFHALVRLHAAQRAEAEDPAPVRDEVLRRYVDWCLAVATAAEEVLSPSHRTLRRDYAFPLPAVAPFAGDAEALAWLEAHHDALAAAVSLAADRRWHAAAWQLADALWPMFLRLRLYDAWIAAHGTGLTAAREDGDAAGEARMLTSGGIGLRSAGRHEEASAWFTQALELARTKGDFRDEAQALTGLGTTCREAGQLDRAAAAHQRALELRELVGYRRGAALSRLRLGELALDLADFEAAADHLDRAHRDLAAENDLYDAARARALLGFAWARAGRRADGERELGRALEEFDATGSTFWRARALEMLGELAEHAGDLATARRRYGDALLIYGAVSPLDVERAQGRLRALGPEDAPS; encoded by the coding sequence ATGCGGGACGACGAAGTGGCCGAGGCGCTGTTATCGGCCAAGCTGCTGCACGGCAGCGGACGCGGCGCGACGGCGTGGCGGGAACTCGCCGCGCTGGTCGGCTCCGCGGCCGAGGACGACCCGGACCTCGCCGCCGCGTGGCATGACCTGCGCGCGGACACCGTTGCCGGAGCCGGCGGCACCGGCGTTCCGGCGACTGTACGCGGCCACGCGGCGGTACTCGCCGCGTGCGCGGCGCGGAACGGCCCGCTGCTCGACCGGCTCCGGGCGTGGGTGGCCCGTCTTCCGGCGGAAAGCGCGGAGCCGGCGGGCGTGGAGCTGGTCGCCAACACCCTTGCCGGCGACGCGCAAGTGCACGGCCCGGTGGTGCAGGCGCGGGACATCACCGGCGGCGTCCACGTCCACCAGGTCCGGCCGCCGGCGCCGCCGCGTCCGGTGCCGCGCCAACTCCTGCCGGTGCCCGCGCACTTCACCGACCGGCGGCGGGAACTGCTGATGCTCGACGAGTTGCGGGACGGCCGGGAGCCGGGTGTGGCGCAGGTGATCGTGGTCACCGGTCAGGCGGGCGTCGGCAAGACCGCGCTGGTCTCCCGGTGGCTGGGCGGGCGGGAGGCGGAGTTCCCCGACGGGCAGCTCTACGTGGACCTGGAGGGCGGCGCGCCCGGTGCCCCGGCCGGCCCGGTGGAGGTGCTGGGCTCCCTGCTGCGCGCGTTCGGCGAGACCGTCGAGCCGACCGGCCTCGCCGAGCGGGCGGCGCTGTGGCGCTCGGTCACCGCCGCGCGCCGGTTCGCGCTGATGGTGGACAACGCGCTGACCGCCGCGGACGTGCGGGTGCTGCTGCCGAGCGCGCCCGACAGCCTGGTGCTGGCCGCCAGCCGGCAGCGGCTGACCGGACTCGCGGTCGACGGCGCCGGCTTCTGCCGGCTCGGCGTGCTCGACCCGTCGGCCGCGCAGGAGTTGTTCGCCCGGGGCGCCGGCCGGGCGCGGGCCGAGCGGGAGCCGTCGGCGGCACGGGAGATCGTCGCGCTGTGCGGGGGCCTTCCCCTGGCGATACGCCTCGCCGCGGCGCGGCTGGCCGCGCGGCCCGACCAGCCGGTGGCGTCGTTGCGCGACGCGCTCACCGCCGGCGCGGGTCCGCTGGGCGAGTTGCGGGCGGAGGGCGCCGGCACCGTGCAGGCGGTCATGGACGCTTCCTACCGCGCGCTGCCCCCGGACGCGGCACGCCTGTACCGGTGCCTGGGCCTGCTGCCCACGGGCCTGTTCGACCCGGCGCTGGCGGCGGCCGCGGGCGGCTGGGACGCCGCCGGGGCCGGGCTGCTGATCGACGTGCTGGTGGAGGCGAACCTGCTGGAGCCGTCGGGCGCCGACCGGTACCGCTTCCACGCCCTGGTGCGGCTGCACGCCGCCCAGCGCGCCGAGGCGGAGGACCCCGCGCCGGTCCGCGACGAGGTGCTGCGCCGGTACGTGGACTGGTGCCTGGCGGTGGCCACCGCGGCGGAGGAAGTGCTCTCCCCCAGCCACCGCACCCTGCGGCGCGACTACGCCTTCCCCCTCCCGGCGGTGGCGCCCTTCGCCGGCGACGCGGAGGCGCTGGCGTGGCTGGAGGCGCACCACGACGCGCTGGCCGCCGCGGTGTCCCTCGCCGCGGACCGGCGGTGGCACGCGGCCGCCTGGCAACTCGCCGACGCCCTGTGGCCGATGTTCCTGCGGCTGCGGCTGTACGACGCGTGGATCGCGGCCCACGGGACCGGGCTCACCGCCGCCCGCGAGGACGGCGACGCCGCGGGCGAGGCGCGGATGCTCACCTCGGGAGGCATCGGGCTGCGCAGCGCCGGACGCCACGAGGAGGCTTCGGCGTGGTTCACGCAGGCACTCGAACTCGCCCGGACGAAGGGCGACTTCCGTGACGAGGCGCAGGCGCTGACCGGGCTCGGCACCACCTGCCGGGAGGCCGGGCAGCTCGACCGCGCGGCGGCGGCGCACCAACGGGCCCTCGAACTGCGCGAGCTGGTCGGCTACCGCCGGGGGGCCGCGCTGTCACGGCTGCGCCTGGGCGAACTCGCCCTTGACCTCGCGGACTTCGAGGCCGCGGCCGACCATCTCGACCGCGCCCACCGCGACCTGGCGGCCGAGAACGACCTCTACGACGCGGCGCGCGCCAGGGCGCTCCTCGGGTTCGCGTGGGCCCGCGCCGGCCGGCGTGCGGACGGCGAGCGGGAACTCGGCCGCGCGCTGGAGGAGTTCGACGCGACCGGTTCCACGTTCTGGCGGGCCAGGGCGCTGGAGATGCTGGGCGAGCTCGCCGAGCACGCCGGCGATCTGGCCACCGCGCGGCGGCGGTACGGGGACGCGCTGCTGATCTACGGTGCCGTCAGCCCGCTCGACGTCGAGCGCGCGCAGGGGCGCCTCAGGGCACTGGGCCCCGAGGACGCCCCGTCCTGA
- a CDS encoding RICIN domain-containing protein produces MSLWTSLEPASATVDPGGSTTVRLRVRNTGDVVDEYRFEPVGDIAPWVHVEPQVLRLYPGTTDSILLTFSPPRTPDATAGPNPYAIRVVPTESPEATTVPEGNLTITPFTAVRAEIVPPTVKGRFRGRPKLAVDNIGNTRLTASIRGTDNGDQLGYDIHPANVQIEPGRAAFVKATLRPRQIIWFGASQQRPYTLDVSRSGAEPVGVDGKYVQRGFLPRWLMAAFCALLGLVIAFTMFWLTHKPAVASLATAKVDPPALSTLTPSPPPTTPVTTPPTTQAPTPTPTSTSGGGGGGGAKKPTSPVPATRVLLWNTTTDKCADIPGADDGQIGGAVNEFSCIDDDSDNQLWDLEVRYPKLGPGGTQLFQIRNDKDRLCMDVPGTGSQPITTKIVEGRCTGTTEDNQLWWLAKQSDGAYWIRNYASDNVCLDVSGFSVGGDNTPLTLYTCSDTDDQEWQIRKPTTDSADSTG; encoded by the coding sequence GTGAGCCTTTGGACCTCCCTGGAACCCGCGTCCGCCACCGTCGACCCAGGCGGGAGCACCACGGTCCGGCTGCGGGTGCGCAACACCGGCGACGTGGTGGACGAGTACCGTTTTGAACCCGTGGGGGACATCGCGCCCTGGGTCCACGTGGAGCCGCAGGTGCTGCGGCTCTACCCGGGCACCACCGACTCGATCCTGCTGACCTTCTCGCCGCCGCGCACTCCGGACGCCACCGCCGGCCCCAACCCGTACGCGATCCGGGTGGTCCCGACCGAGAGCCCCGAGGCCACCACGGTCCCCGAGGGGAACCTCACCATCACGCCGTTCACCGCGGTCCGCGCCGAGATCGTGCCGCCGACGGTCAAGGGGCGCTTCCGGGGCCGGCCGAAGCTCGCGGTGGACAACATCGGCAACACCAGGCTCACCGCCTCGATCCGGGGCACCGACAACGGCGACCAGCTCGGGTACGACATCCACCCGGCCAACGTCCAGATCGAGCCGGGGCGCGCGGCGTTCGTGAAGGCGACGCTCAGGCCGCGGCAGATCATCTGGTTCGGCGCCAGCCAGCAGCGCCCCTACACGCTCGACGTGTCGCGCTCGGGGGCGGAACCGGTCGGCGTCGACGGCAAGTACGTGCAGCGCGGCTTCCTGCCGCGCTGGCTCATGGCCGCGTTCTGCGCGCTGCTCGGCCTCGTGATCGCCTTCACGATGTTCTGGCTCACCCACAAGCCCGCGGTGGCCTCGCTCGCGACGGCGAAGGTCGATCCGCCCGCTTTGAGCACGCTGACCCCGTCGCCGCCGCCCACCACCCCCGTCACCACCCCGCCCACCACGCAGGCGCCGACCCCGACCCCGACGTCGACCTCGGGCGGCGGTGGCGGCGGTGGCGCGAAGAAGCCGACGAGCCCGGTGCCCGCCACCCGGGTGCTGTTGTGGAACACCACCACCGACAAGTGCGCCGACATCCCCGGTGCGGACGACGGCCAGATCGGCGGCGCGGTCAACGAGTTCAGCTGCATCGACGACGACTCGGACAACCAGCTGTGGGACCTGGAGGTGCGCTACCCGAAGCTCGGCCCGGGCGGCACCCAGCTCTTCCAGATCCGCAACGACAAGGACCGGCTGTGCATGGACGTCCCGGGCACGGGGTCGCAGCCGATCACCACCAAGATCGTCGAGGGCCGCTGCACCGGCACCACCGAGGACAACCAGCTCTGGTGGCTGGCCAAGCAGTCCGACGGTGCCTACTGGATCCGCAACTACGCCAGCGACAACGTCTGCCTGGACGTCTCCGGCTTCAGCGTCGGCGGCGACAACACCCCGCTCACCCTCTACACCTGCTCCGACACCGACGACCAGGAGTGGCAGATCCGCAAGCCCACGACGGACTCCGCCGACTCCACGGGCTGA
- a CDS encoding ABC transporter permease translates to MTQRLAPVHEPQAPAMSPAELARMYGLSVSGARPGLLTYTRLLWGRRHFINEFAKARTAAQYTQARLGQLWQVMTPLLNAAVYYLIFGILIGTHRGIDNFIAFLVTGVFIFTFTQSSVLSGVKSISGNLGLIRALHFPRASMPIAFTLMQLQQLMMSMFVLLAIVLMTGEVPDASWLLMFPALLCQWVFNTGLALIVARLGSKMTDLSQLMPFMLRTWMYMSGVMYSITKLTTTAPHILRILLDVNPAAVYIDLMRFALIDSVTAAQMPAHVWPMAVVWALVVGVGGYVYFWKAEESYGRG, encoded by the coding sequence ATGACACAGCGCCTCGCTCCCGTGCACGAACCGCAGGCCCCCGCCATGAGCCCCGCCGAACTCGCCAGGATGTACGGCTTGTCGGTCAGTGGTGCGCGGCCCGGGTTGTTGACCTACACGCGTCTGTTGTGGGGTCGTCGACATTTCATCAACGAGTTCGCGAAGGCGCGGACGGCGGCGCAGTACACGCAGGCGCGGCTGGGTCAGTTGTGGCAGGTGATGACGCCGTTGTTGAACGCGGCGGTGTACTACCTGATCTTCGGGATCCTGATCGGTACGCATCGGGGGATCGACAACTTCATCGCGTTCCTGGTGACGGGTGTGTTCATCTTCACGTTCACGCAGTCGTCGGTGTTGAGCGGGGTGAAGTCGATCTCGGGGAATCTGGGGTTGATCCGGGCGTTGCATTTTCCGCGGGCGTCGATGCCGATCGCGTTCACGTTGATGCAGTTGCAGCAGTTGATGATGTCGATGTTCGTGTTGCTGGCGATCGTGTTGATGACCGGTGAGGTGCCGGACGCGTCGTGGTTGTTGATGTTCCCGGCGTTGTTGTGTCAGTGGGTGTTCAACACGGGGTTGGCGTTGATCGTGGCGCGGTTGGGCAGCAAGATGACGGATCTGTCGCAGTTGATGCCGTTCATGTTGCGGACGTGGATGTACATGTCGGGGGTGATGTACAGCATCACGAAGTTGACGACGACGGCGCCGCACATCCTGCGGATCCTGTTGGATGTGAATCCGGCGGCGGTGTACATCGATCTGATGCGGTTCGCGTTGATCGATTCGGTGACGGCGGCGCAGATGCCGGCGCATGTGTGGCCGATGGCGGTGGTGTGGGCGCTGGTCGTCGGTGTCGGTGGGTACGTGTACTTCTGGAAGGCGGAAGAGTCCTATGGCCGTGGCTGA
- a CDS encoding TIGR03668 family PPOX class F420-dependent oxidoreductase: MPALGAAEARARFAASPIARLATADAAGRPHLVPVVFVVDGDLVATAVDHKPKRSPRLRRLADIRANPAVSLLVDRYDDDWDRLWWARADGRARVLPPAADSPEAARWTALLVAKYPRHYAGRPPVGEVVEARITAWTGWHAT; encoded by the coding sequence ATGCCCGCGCTCGGCGCCGCCGAGGCGCGTGCACGGTTCGCGGCGTCCCCGATCGCCCGGCTGGCGACCGCGGACGCCGCGGGCCGGCCGCACCTGGTGCCGGTGGTCTTCGTGGTGGACGGGGACCTGGTGGCCACGGCGGTGGACCACAAGCCCAAGCGCTCGCCCCGGCTGCGCCGGCTCGCCGACATCCGGGCGAACCCCGCCGTCTCGCTCCTCGTCGACCGCTACGACGACGACTGGGACCGCCTGTGGTGGGCCCGGGCGGACGGCCGTGCCCGCGTGCTGCCGCCGGCCGCCGATTCCCCCGAGGCGGCCCGCTGGACCGCCCTCCTCGTGGCGAAGTACCCCCGCCACTACGCCGGTCGCCCGCCCGTCGGCGAGGTCGTCGAGGCCCGGATCACCGCCTGGACCGGGTGGCACGCCACCTGA